A window from Malassezia japonica chromosome 1, complete sequence encodes these proteins:
- the GPI2 gene encoding D-stereospecific aminopeptidase (TransMembrane:7 (i56-82o88-109i121-142o154-173i180-201o207-224i245-273o); COG:I; EggNog:ENOG503NZ4F) → MHNVGAHATVGPSASSEIHTPWRKLLWRRQPYPDNYVDASFLSQLRTNATAAFPSYATIALSSLGIVQQLSSVLLFVALFVHLHLGTLSAQALVAGSLGVTLVLGCISLKAHPLSKDQPSLLRSLPSLAVLALTLHALSPVLRTLSEATTSDSIWAFSAMLFGCHWALADYSMQPTTRPLLSSTLSLNLAMCASVVLSSRLSSDVDVFALLLAALQLFAIYPLLRQRIYLAFGAMQHSGAAIPRAAVPCTMVLVAASLYAMLPLSRVVAVVLMPGSLRWKHEMRGPWDEAVLAPAVDGLVGDASSPFDGAQPPLAQRM, encoded by the exons ATGCACAAtgtcggtgcgcacgcaaCCGTCGGGCCATCGGCCTCTTCGGAGATCCACACGCCCTGGCGGAAACTCTTGTGGAGGCGGCAGCCGTACCCGGACAATTATGTCGACGCGTCCTTCCTGAGCCAGCTGCGGACGAACG CGACGGCTGCGTTTCCTTCCTATGCGACCATTGCTCtgtcgtcgctcggcatcgtccAGCAACTGAGCTCGGTGCTCTTGTTCGTCGCCCTCTTTGTGCacctgcacctcggcacactctcggcgcaggcgctggtcgcCGGCAGCCTCGGCGTGACGCTCGTCCTGGGGTGCATCAGTCTCAAGGCGCACCCGCTGTCGAAAGACCAGCCGTCTCTGCTGCGCAGCCTGCCGAGcctcgcggtgctcgcgctgaCATTGCACGCCCTCTCGCCggtcctgcgcacgctcagcgaggcgacgacgagcgacAGCATCTGGGCGTTTTCTGCGATGCTCTTTGGCTGCCACTGGGCGCTGGCCGACTACTCGATGCAACCCACGACCCGCCCGCTGCTCTCCTCGACGCTGAGCCTGAACCTGGCCatgtgcgcgagcgtcgtgctgTCCAGCCGGCTTTCTTCCGATGTGGACGTgtttgcgctgctgctggccgcgctgcagctcttTGCGATTTACCCCCTCCTGCGCCAACGTATCTACCTCGCCTTTGGCGCGATGCAGcacagcggcgcagcgataccccgcgccgccgttcCGTGCACGATGGTGCTCGTAGCGGCGAGCCTCTATGCCATGCTGCCGCTCAGtcgcgtcgtcgcggtcgTGCTGATGCCTGGCAGCCTT CGCTGGAAGCACGAGATGCGGGGGCCGTGGGACGAGGCGGTGTTAGCGCcggccgtcgacggcctTGTCGGCGATGCATCGAGCCCATTTGATGGGGCGCAGCCTCcacttgcgcagcgcatgtGA
- a CDS encoding uncharacterized protein (TransMembrane:1 (i72-89o); COG:I; EggNog:ENOG503PAIG; CAZy:CE10): MPPTPQRSETATSESRHHFFHPGSILPKVGTTLMHPRLPRIFPSVDFPNQGHGCRSEFNQTAPLWVCQPLKAVYTVFFILVTAFVYLPWQALWNIPRSCRGRPAWSWSRSMTVLFLRRCVTYICNTRVVLTKTPPKKEPKLKHSEFTWLEPEAYLTPCGASESLEKSPDFRGELARAMQVQGVGAKKICGYWYFAQGSQLHASTPARKDEQVLYYLHGGAYWMGSGHEGGPTGNLAKKFFACLAGHAAPVPARLFALEYRLSQHTDFQHGSYPAALVDALVGYLYLVRACGFAPENIVLVGDSSGGNLAMALCRYLRDEGVAGVPGSLLLFSPWSDVSRSHSGPVQAPNPFSSVHENKKSDIIDASVLYRNTSVMAFLGKLPASETYLNPYISPVSLQLDALSGGRPPHWGFYGFPKRTYIVTGSAELNTEQHVTLAHRLAQGTQRGVPEYVGDRISACGDAEQFIWRGSYPRSHRCADRHQNTDHHKIHDSTPLDPREVVLDEVHDAIHVFPLFSWYEPERSQTMDRIASWIAHEAVGATDTVHV, translated from the coding sequence ATGCCCCCGACGCCCCAGCGGTCCGAGACGGCCACTTCCGAGTCTCGGCACCACTTTTTCCACCCGGGGTCGATCCTTCCCAAGGTCGGCACGACCTTGATGCACCCGCGGCTCCCCCGGATCTTTCCTTCGGTGGATTTTCCCAACCAGGGCCACGGGTGCCGCTCCGAGTTTAACCAAACTGCCCCGCTGTGGGTGTGCCAGCCGCTAAAGGCCGTGTACACGGTATTCTTCATCTTGGTAACTGCGTTCGTTTACCTGCCGTGGCAGGCGCTCTGGAATATCCCCCGGAgctgccgcggccgacCGGCCTGGTCCTGGTCGCGGTCCATGACCGTTCTTTTTCTGCGCCGATGTGTGACCTACATTTGCAACACGCGTGTCGTTCTGACCAAGACACCGCCCAAAAAGGAACCCAAGCTGAAGCACAGCGAGTTTACGTGGCTCGAGCCGGAGGCGTATCTAacgccgtgcggcgccagcgAGAGCCTGGAAAAGAGCCCCGACTttcgcggcgagctcgcgcgtgcgatGCAGGTGCaaggcgtcggcgcgaaAAAGATCTGCGGATACTGGTACTTTGCGCAAGGCAGCCAGCTGCACGCCAGCACGCCGGCACGCAAGGACGAACAGGTGCTTTACTACCTGCACGGCGGTGCCTACTGGATGGGCAGCGGCCACGAAGGCGGCCCGACCGGCAACCTCGCCAAGAAGTTTTtcgcgtgcctcgccgggcacgccgcgccggtgccggcgcgcctctttgcgctcgagtACCGCCTGTCGCAGCACACCGACTTTCAGCACGGGAGCTaccccgcggcgctcgtcgatgcgctcgtggGGTACCTGTACCTcgtgcgcgcgtgcggcttTGCCCCAGAAAATATTGTGCTGGTCGGCGACAGCTCGGGCGGCAACCTGGCCATGGCGCTCTGCCGCTACCTGCGCGACGAAGGCGTGGCCGGCGTGCCCGGCTCGCTGCTGCTCTTTTCGCCGTGGAGCGACGtgtcgcgctcgcacaGCGGCCCGGTGCAGGCCCCGAATCCCTTCTCGTCCGTGCACGAAAACAAGAAGAGCGACATTATCGACGCCTCGGTGCTCTACCGCAACACGAGCGTGATGGCGTtcctcggcaagctccCTGCGAGTGAAACCTACCTGAACCCCTACATTTCCCCCGTCTCActgcagctcgatgcgTTGTCTGGCGGCCGTCCCCCCCACTGGGGCTTTTACGGCTTCCCAAAGCGCACCTACATTGTCACTGGGAGCGCCGAGCTGAACACGGAGCAGCACGTCACGCTGGCGCACCGCCTTGCGCAAGGCACGCAGCGTGGCGTCCCGGAgtacgtcggcgaccgcaTCAGTGCCTGCGGCGATGCGGAGCAGTTCATCTGGCGCGGCAGCTACCCCCGGTCGCACCGCTGTGCCGACCGGCACCAAAACACTGACCATCACAAGATTCACGACTCCACGCCCCTTGACCCCCGCGAGGtggtcctcgacgaggtccaCGACGCGATTCATGTTTTCCCCCTCTTTTCCTGGTACGAGCCTGAGCGTAGCCAGACCATGGATCGGATCGCCAGCTGGATTGCCCACGAGGCAGTCGGCGCGACCGACACTGTACATGTATAG